A region from the Benincasa hispida cultivar B227 chromosome 8, ASM972705v1, whole genome shotgun sequence genome encodes:
- the LOC120083457 gene encoding nascent polypeptide-associated complex subunit beta-like, which produces MDHTKLQKMAGAVRTGGKGSVRRKKKAVHKTTTTDDKRLQSTLKRIGVNAIPAIEEVNIFKDDVVIQFTNPKVQASIAANTWVVSGSPQTKKLQDILPGIINQLGPDNLDNLRKLAEQFQKQAPGAGAGAAAAANAEDDDDDVPDLVEGQTFEAAAEESKAS; this is translated from the exons ATGGATCATACAAAGCTCCAGAAGATGGCTGGTGCAGTTCGCACTGGTGGTAAAGGAAGCGTGAGAAG gaagaagaaggctGTTCACAAGACAACTACCACAGACGATAAACGGCTTCAAAGTACCTTGAAGAGAATAGGAGTTAATGCAATTCCTGCAATTGAGGAAGTCAACATTTTCAAGGATGATGTAGTTATTCAATTTACTAACCCGAAAG TTCAGGCTTCTATTGCGGCAAACACATGGGTTGTTAGTGGTTCTCCTCAAACGAAAA AATTGCAGGATATTCTTCCTGGAATCATCAACCAATTGG GGCCCGATAACTTGGACAATTTGAGAAAGTTGGCTGAGCAGTTCCAGAAGCAAGCACCTGGAGCAGGTGCTGGTGCAGCAGCAGCAGCCAATGCTGAGGATGACGATGACGATGTTCCCGACCTTGTTGAAGGGCAGACCTTCGAAGCTGCTGCAGAAGAGAGTAAAGCCTCCTAG